A single window of Providencia alcalifaciens DNA harbors:
- a CDS encoding helix-turn-helix domain-containing protein, giving the protein MSNEQILNAFGKNVYNLRRKLNLSQEQLAELAQLDRTYISSVERGKRNVSLLNIYKLAVALDVLPETLLSNFEEVNDAQLDR; this is encoded by the coding sequence ATGAGTAATGAACAAATCCTCAATGCTTTTGGGAAAAATGTATACAATTTAAGACGTAAATTGAACCTCAGCCAAGAGCAACTTGCAGAATTAGCTCAGCTAGATCGTACATACATTAGCTCAGTCGAACGAGGAAAGAGAAATGTTAGCTTACTGAATATATATAAACTGGCAGTAGCTTTAGACGTTTTGCCGGAAACCCTTCTTTCAAATTTTGAAGAGGTTAACGATGCACAACTCGATAGATAA
- a CDS encoding DNA cytosine methyltransferase yields MKFAEFFAGVGLVREGLENTGWECAWANDISVDKMDTYVTNYGKEHFYLEDIWKIASNDSSVIPNEVFLYTASFPCTDLSQAGSRAGLAGNESGTLKALLKILQYKKLTNDLPKVVMLENVSGFLTSHQGNDVIETVQILSKLGFVIDIIELDAIFFTPQSRPRVFLFAVDESIAHHFMQIKNTQNPFDPWWSIFDDNPKLRSTKLKKIIASNEELNWGLFDIPLPKPRRTTINDIIDCNIPDDSSLWWTSERKNHLLSQMSPNHKEKLQVMIRQNSYSYGTVFRRMRAGKSMAELRVDGNAGCLRTPRGGSSKQILIRAGYEQWNVRLLTPREYARLQGVRDSFILPSNANKGYFAMGDAVCVPVIEYISNHILSPIRDFFYKKEKNDTKNTE; encoded by the coding sequence ATGAAATTTGCTGAGTTTTTTGCGGGTGTTGGCCTTGTACGAGAAGGATTAGAAAATACAGGCTGGGAATGTGCTTGGGCTAATGATATATCTGTTGATAAAATGGATACATATGTAACTAACTACGGCAAAGAACATTTCTACCTAGAAGATATATGGAAAATCGCTAGTAATGATAGTTCTGTTATACCAAATGAAGTTTTTCTTTATACTGCTTCATTTCCATGTACAGATCTCTCTCAAGCAGGCTCCAGAGCAGGCCTAGCCGGAAACGAATCTGGGACTTTAAAGGCGCTCCTAAAAATACTCCAATATAAAAAATTAACAAATGACCTGCCTAAAGTCGTAATGCTAGAAAATGTTTCTGGCTTTTTAACATCCCATCAAGGAAATGATGTTATAGAAACAGTTCAAATTTTATCAAAATTAGGATTTGTGATTGATATTATTGAATTAGATGCTATATTTTTTACTCCACAGAGTAGACCTCGTGTTTTTTTGTTTGCAGTGGATGAATCAATTGCTCATCATTTTATGCAAATAAAAAACACACAAAATCCTTTTGATCCTTGGTGGTCAATATTTGATGATAATCCTAAACTACGTTCAACTAAATTAAAAAAAATAATAGCTTCTAATGAGGAGCTAAATTGGGGTCTATTTGATATCCCACTACCAAAACCAAGAAGAACAACTATCAACGATATTATTGATTGTAATATCCCTGATGATTCTTCTTTATGGTGGACTAGCGAGCGAAAAAATCATTTATTATCTCAAATGAGTCCTAACCATAAAGAAAAATTACAGGTTATGATTCGTCAAAATAGCTACTCATATGGAACAGTTTTCAGAAGGATGAGAGCGGGTAAATCAATGGCTGAGTTACGAGTTGATGGAAATGCTGGATGTCTACGTACTCCTCGAGGAGGTTCAAGCAAGCAAATTCTAATTCGCGCTGGCTATGAACAATGGAATGTTAGGCTATTAACGCCTAGAGAATATGCTCGTCTTCAAGGAGTTAGAGATAGTTTTATTTTACCTAGTAATGCAAATAAAGGATATTTTGCTATGGGTGATGCTGTTTGTGTACCGGTAATAGAGTATATTTCAAACCATATCCTTTCTCCAATTAGAGATTTTTTCTATAAAAAAGAAAAGAACGATACTAAAAATACCGAATAA
- the ampH gene encoding D-alanyl-D-alanine-carboxypeptidase/endopeptidase AmpH, translated as MKKTFLKILSVSALSAALMACSSTTEKTSQSSPSGMLAGNSEWQIFEGDRRTYERVTKIVDMYANRIYNESDARGMAIIVIDNNQTLARYYGETAPGNGQKPGPNSLIRIASVSKLMTSEILIKLEQDKKLAITDPLQQYSYNGVTVPNNNSGQPIRLYHLASHTSGLPREQPGGKWGRPVFIWPTQENRWTWLKTGKLDFTPGTEAAYSNLAYDLLADAMVKATGQSYPQLFSKYVTSPAKMTDTTYTPSKGQCARLMEGTKPSPCHNTLAAAGSGGVYSTPADMQKWMQQFLSTDNNLRKATAAREQGIFFPREKLLDAKGMDVAGYADGLGLGWVYMKPKNGIPGIYQKTGGGGGFNTYMAMIPQQNIAVFVVMTRKDGSKFSKLTTGVNDMVTSLSSNHAYGKN; from the coding sequence ATGAAGAAAACGTTTCTTAAAATTTTGTCGGTATCCGCGCTGTCTGCGGCATTGATGGCCTGTTCCTCAACGACAGAAAAAACCTCGCAAAGCTCACCAAGTGGCATGCTTGCTGGTAACTCAGAGTGGCAAATATTCGAAGGCGATAGAAGAACTTACGAGCGTGTCACCAAAATCGTCGATATGTATGCGAATCGAATTTATAACGAAAGCGATGCCCGAGGCATGGCCATTATCGTTATTGATAACAACCAAACTCTCGCTCGCTATTATGGTGAAACTGCGCCGGGTAATGGTCAAAAACCGGGTCCTAACTCACTGATCCGCATCGCTTCTGTTAGCAAATTAATGACCAGCGAAATCTTAATTAAGCTAGAGCAAGATAAAAAATTAGCGATCACCGACCCGCTACAGCAATACAGCTACAACGGCGTTACTGTTCCGAATAACAACAGCGGGCAACCGATCCGACTGTATCATTTAGCGAGCCATACCAGTGGCTTACCTCGCGAACAGCCGGGTGGAAAATGGGGTCGCCCTGTCTTTATCTGGCCAACCCAAGAGAACCGTTGGACGTGGCTGAAAACCGGTAAACTCGATTTTACACCGGGCACTGAAGCGGCTTATTCCAACCTCGCCTATGATTTACTTGCCGATGCGATGGTTAAAGCAACTGGGCAGTCATACCCGCAATTGTTCAGCAAATACGTGACATCTCCGGCGAAAATGACCGATACCACCTATACCCCAAGCAAAGGTCAGTGCGCCCGATTAATGGAAGGCACCAAGCCAAGCCCTTGCCATAATACCCTTGCGGCAGCAGGAAGCGGTGGTGTGTATTCCACACCCGCAGATATGCAAAAGTGGATGCAGCAATTTTTATCCACGGATAATAACCTACGTAAAGCGACTGCAGCCCGCGAGCAAGGCATTTTCTTCCCGCGTGAAAAGCTGTTAGATGCCAAAGGGATGGACGTAGCAGGTTATGCTGATGGACTGGGTCTTGGCTGGGTTTATATGAAGCCTAAAAACGGTATTCCGGGGATCTACCAGAAAACTGGCGGCGGCGGCGGATTTAATACCTATATGGCGATGATCCCACAGCAAAATATTGCGGTATTCGTGGTGATGACCCGTAAGGATGGTAGTAAGTTCAGTAAGTTGACCACCGGTGTGAATGATATGGTTACTTCGTTATCATCTAACCATGCGTATGGGAAAAATTGA
- a CDS encoding bacteriocin immunity protein yields the protein MELKNNFSDYTEAEFLKFLQAIYYVQTENENEHKLWVRHFVKISEHPQGNGLIYNPNSGDDDSPEGILKSVKEWRAKNGKPGFKNS from the coding sequence ATGGAACTAAAAAACAATTTTAGTGATTACACTGAAGCTGAATTCCTTAAATTCTTACAAGCGATTTATTATGTTCAAACCGAGAATGAGAATGAGCATAAATTATGGGTTAGACATTTTGTTAAAATATCGGAGCACCCACAGGGTAATGGATTAATCTACAACCCAAATAGTGGGGATGATGACTCACCAGAAGGTATTTTAAAATCAGTCAAAGAATGGCGAGCTAAAAATGGAAAACCAGGATTTAAAAATAGTTAA
- the lptG gene encoding LPS export ABC transporter permease LptG, translated as MFGVLDRYIGRTILNSILMTLFLLVSLSGIIKFVEQLRKVGDGDYTAMSAGVFTLLTVPKDIDVFFPMAALLGALLGLGALASRSELVVMQASGFTRLQIAMSVMKTAIPLVIVTMIMGEWVAPAGEQWARNYRAEKIVGTSLVVTDSGMWAKDAHDFIYIQRIKDASTIQDVSIYRFDDHRKLQSVMFAARGTYDADKKLWVLSQVQESILGSQQKITGSQRLTYDWKTNLTPEKLGIVSLNADSLSIRGLYQYITYLKESGQVASVYQLSMWQKILAPLSAAVMMLMAVSFIFGPLRTVPMGVRVISGIVGGFLFYILNQGFGNWSLVYSIPPVLAAALPSVLFLGVSIFLLVKRK; from the coding sequence ATGTTTGGTGTTTTAGATAGGTATATCGGTCGAACCATCCTCAATTCAATTTTGATGACGCTGTTTTTGTTGGTTTCCCTTTCAGGGATCATCAAATTTGTCGAGCAGCTTCGCAAAGTGGGTGACGGTGATTACACGGCGATGAGCGCAGGGGTTTTTACCTTATTAACCGTTCCCAAAGATATCGATGTTTTCTTCCCAATGGCGGCATTATTGGGCGCATTGTTGGGATTAGGCGCATTAGCTTCCCGCAGTGAATTGGTGGTGATGCAGGCGTCGGGTTTTACCCGTTTGCAAATTGCGATGTCCGTGATGAAAACAGCGATTCCATTAGTTATCGTTACGATGATCATGGGAGAGTGGGTTGCGCCTGCGGGAGAACAGTGGGCACGTAACTACCGTGCAGAAAAAATTGTTGGTACCTCTTTGGTGGTGACGGATTCAGGGATGTGGGCGAAAGATGCTCATGATTTTATCTATATCCAGCGCATTAAAGATGCGAGCACCATCCAAGATGTTTCTATTTATCGCTTCGATGACCATCGCAAATTACAGTCTGTGATGTTTGCTGCACGCGGAACTTATGATGCGGATAAAAAGCTGTGGGTGTTATCCCAAGTTCAAGAATCTATCTTGGGTAGCCAGCAAAAAATTACGGGTTCACAGCGTTTAACTTATGATTGGAAAACCAATTTAACCCCAGAGAAATTAGGAATTGTTTCCCTGAATGCGGATTCGCTTTCAATTCGCGGGCTATATCAGTACATCACTTATTTGAAAGAGAGCGGGCAAGTGGCTTCGGTTTATCAGCTGAGTATGTGGCAAAAAATCTTAGCGCCACTTTCTGCGGCAGTGATGATGTTGATGGCCGTTTCCTTTATCTTCGGGCCTCTGCGTACGGTACCAATGGGCGTGCGTGTGATTTCAGGGATTGTCGGCGGTTTCTTGTTCTACATCTTAAACCAAGGCTTTGGTAACTGGAGTTTGGTCTATTCCATTCCGCCAGTGCTTGCGGCAGCGCTGCCGAGTGTCTTGTTCTTGGGTGTGAGTATTTTCTTGTTAGTTAAACGAAAATAG
- the lptF gene encoding LPS export ABC transporter permease LptF has product MIIIRYLVRETLKSQLAILFVLLLIFFSQKSIDILGAAVQGNIPSNLVLPLLGLGVPEMAQLILPLSLFLGLLMTYSKLYTESEITVMHACGLGKSVLVKAALVLAALTALVAVANITWMLPWSSQYQEQVLADAKANPGLAAMVEGQFKTTKDNNFVLYIGEVKGNDFKNVFLAQLRTANEQRPSVVVADSGYMKEDEYGRQMVVLDQGTRYEGTAMLRDFRITDFVNYQAVVDHKATDVSTDKVEQKTMMQLWNESNPEVNAEFHWRLTIVFSVVVMALMVVPLSEVNPRQGRVLSMIPAMLLYLIFFLLQSTLRNSADKGDVDPKYAMWAVNFGYLLLAVILNLWDTVPMRKMRAKLTRGVA; this is encoded by the coding sequence GTGATCATTATTCGATATTTGGTTCGGGAAACCCTGAAAAGCCAGCTGGCGATACTTTTTGTCCTGCTGCTTATCTTTTTTAGTCAAAAGTCCATCGACATCTTAGGTGCCGCTGTTCAGGGGAATATTCCTTCGAATTTAGTTCTTCCATTATTAGGATTAGGTGTGCCGGAGATGGCGCAACTTATCTTACCTTTAAGCCTATTTCTTGGGCTATTGATGACTTACAGCAAATTGTACACAGAAAGCGAAATTACTGTGATGCATGCCTGCGGTCTGGGTAAAAGTGTGCTTGTGAAAGCGGCACTGGTACTTGCCGCATTAACCGCCTTGGTCGCGGTTGCCAATATTACTTGGATGTTGCCTTGGTCATCTCAATATCAAGAGCAAGTTTTGGCGGATGCAAAAGCCAACCCCGGTTTAGCGGCGATGGTGGAAGGGCAATTTAAAACCACCAAAGATAACAACTTTGTGTTGTACATCGGCGAAGTCAAAGGCAATGATTTTAAAAATGTTTTCTTAGCTCAGTTGCGTACTGCCAACGAGCAGCGTCCTTCCGTTGTGGTTGCGGATAGCGGTTATATGAAAGAAGACGAATATGGTCGCCAGATGGTGGTGCTAGACCAGGGTACTCGCTACGAAGGCACGGCAATGCTGAGAGATTTCCGCATCACTGACTTCGTGAATTACCAAGCTGTTGTTGACCATAAAGCCACGGATGTCAGTACGGATAAAGTGGAACAAAAAACCATGATGCAGCTGTGGAATGAAAGTAATCCTGAGGTCAATGCTGAATTCCACTGGCGTTTAACCATTGTATTTTCTGTGGTCGTGATGGCGCTGATGGTGGTACCGCTGAGTGAAGTGAACCCTCGTCAAGGGCGCGTACTCAGTATGATCCCAGCGATGCTGCTATACCTGATTTTCTTCTTATTACAAAGTACGTTACGTAATAGCGCAGACAAGGGGGATGTCGACCCTAAATATGCAATGTGGGCGGTTAACTTTGGTTACTTGCTATTAGCAGTGATACTGAACTTATGGGATACCGTGCCAATGCGCAAAATGCGTGCTAAGTTGACCAGAGGGGTTGCCTGA
- the pepA gene encoding leucyl aminopeptidase produces MEFSVKSGSPEKQRSACIVVGVFEPRRLSPIAEQLDKISDGYISALLRRGELEGKVGQSLLLHHVPNVLSERILLIGCGKERELDERQFKQIIQKTISTLNETGSMEAVCFLTELHVKGRNNYWKVRQAVETAKESLYVFDQLKSNKTEHRRPLRKLVFNVPTRRELTSGERAIAHGLAIASGVKAAKDLGNMPPNICNAGYLASQARQLADISDSKLTTRVIGEEQMKELGMNAYLAVGQGSQNESLMSIMEYKGNPDPECKPIVLVGKGLTFDSGGISIKPADGMDEMKYDMCGAATVYGVMRFITELQLPINVVGVLAGCENMPGGHAYRPGDVLTTMSGQTVEVLNTDAEGRLVLCDTLTYVERFDPELVIDIATLTGACVIALGSHYTGLMSNHNPLAHELLNASEQAGDRAWRLPLADEYYEQISSNFADLANTGGRPGGAITAGCFLARFTGKYNWAHLDIAGTAWRSGKAKGATGRPVSMLAQFLLNRAGLNGDE; encoded by the coding sequence ATGGAGTTTAGTGTAAAAAGTGGTAGCCCGGAAAAACAACGTAGTGCTTGTATCGTTGTCGGAGTCTTTGAACCACGCCGTCTGTCCCCTATCGCTGAACAGCTGGACAAAATTAGTGACGGATATATCAGCGCCCTGCTGCGCCGCGGTGAGCTTGAAGGTAAAGTAGGTCAATCCTTGCTGCTGCATCATGTGCCTAACGTTCTATCTGAGCGTATTTTACTGATCGGTTGCGGTAAAGAACGTGAACTCGATGAGCGTCAATTTAAACAAATCATTCAGAAAACCATCAGTACTCTGAATGAAACTGGCTCAATGGAAGCCGTTTGTTTCTTGACTGAGTTACATGTAAAAGGTCGCAATAACTACTGGAAAGTTCGCCAAGCAGTTGAAACAGCGAAAGAATCCTTGTATGTCTTCGACCAGCTGAAAAGCAACAAAACTGAACACCGCCGTCCACTGCGTAAACTGGTCTTCAATGTACCAACGCGCCGTGAACTGACCAGCGGTGAACGTGCTATCGCCCACGGTTTAGCTATCGCCTCTGGCGTTAAAGCAGCTAAAGATTTGGGTAACATGCCACCAAATATCTGTAATGCTGGCTATTTAGCGTCACAAGCTCGTCAACTGGCAGACATTTCTGACAGCAAGCTGACCACTCGCGTGATCGGCGAAGAGCAAATGAAAGAGCTGGGCATGAACGCGTACTTAGCGGTGGGTCAAGGTTCCCAAAACGAATCTCTGATGTCCATCATGGAGTACAAAGGCAACCCAGATCCAGAGTGCAAGCCAATTGTACTGGTCGGTAAAGGTTTAACCTTCGACTCAGGCGGTATTTCCATCAAGCCAGCTGATGGCATGGATGAAATGAAATACGACATGTGCGGTGCCGCGACCGTTTACGGCGTCATGCGCTTTATCACTGAGCTGCAACTGCCAATTAACGTTGTCGGTGTACTGGCTGGCTGTGAAAACATGCCGGGTGGACACGCATATCGTCCTGGTGATGTCCTAACCACCATGTCAGGTCAAACTGTTGAAGTACTGAATACTGATGCGGAAGGTCGTTTAGTCCTGTGTGATACCCTGACTTACGTTGAACGTTTCGATCCAGAACTGGTTATCGATATCGCCACATTAACAGGTGCATGTGTGATTGCTTTAGGTAGCCACTACACTGGTTTAATGTCCAACCACAACCCACTGGCTCACGAGCTGTTAAATGCTTCAGAGCAAGCTGGCGACCGTGCTTGGCGCTTACCGTTAGCTGACGAATACTATGAGCAAATCAGCTCTAACTTTGCTGATTTAGCGAACACAGGTGGTCGTCCGGGCGGTGCAATTACCGCAGGCTGCTTCTTAGCACGCTTTACGGGTAAATATAACTGGGCGCACTTGGATATCGCAGGTACTGCATGGCGTTCAGGCAAAGCTAAAGGAGCAACCGGTCGTCCGGTTTCTATGTTAGCTCAGTTCTTACTGAACCGCGCTGGTTTAAATGGTGACGAGTAA
- a CDS encoding DNA polymerase III subunit chi: MKKGTFYQLQQPSPQAEYEAHEWLACELAAHAWRNGKRILIACEDQLQAEKMDEALWQRDPQQFVPHNLAGEGPRYGSPIEICWPNKRGNTPRDILINLQSQFADFATAFHEVIDFVPIDETLKQLARDRYKIYRSVGFNLTMATPPTY; this comes from the coding sequence ATGAAAAAAGGTACGTTTTACCAACTACAACAGCCCTCCCCACAAGCGGAATACGAAGCCCACGAATGGCTCGCTTGTGAACTTGCTGCACACGCGTGGCGCAACGGAAAACGTATTCTGATTGCCTGCGAGGATCAGTTGCAAGCTGAAAAAATGGATGAGGCACTTTGGCAACGAGATCCTCAGCAGTTTGTACCCCACAATTTGGCGGGGGAAGGTCCTCGTTATGGTTCGCCAATCGAAATTTGCTGGCCAAATAAACGTGGCAATACACCTCGCGATATCCTGATTAATTTACAAAGCCAATTCGCAGATTTTGCAACGGCTTTCCATGAAGTGATAGACTTCGTACCTATCGATGAAACTTTAAAACAGTTGGCGCGTGACCGGTATAAAATTTACCGGAGCGTCGGCTTCAATTTGACCATGGCGACGCCGCCAACTTACTGA
- a CDS encoding valine--tRNA ligase: MIEPSLDKTYNPAEIEQSLYTHWEKSGYFHPNGDTSKDSFCVVIPPPNVTGSLHMGHAFQQTIMDTMIRYQRMQGKNTLWQTGTDHAGIATQMVVERKIAAEEGKNRHDYGRDAFIDKIWEWKAESGGTISQQMRRLGDSVDWDRERFTMDEGLSKAVKEAFVRMYKENLIYRGKRLVNWDPKLHTAISDLEVENREVKGSMWHLRYPLADGAKTAEGKDYLVVATTRPETMLGDTGVAVNPEDPRYKDLIGKEIILPIVNRRIPIVGDEHADMEKGTGCVKITPAHDFNDYEVGKRHQLTMINMMDLDGNVRNEAEVFDTNGNPCTDYSSEIPEAYRGMERFAARKALVAEFEQLGLLVEVKPHDLTVPYGDRGGVVIEPMLTDQWYVRTAPLAKDAIKAVEDGRIQFVPRQYENMYFSWMRDIQDWCISRQLWWGHRIPAWYDDKGNVYVGRDEDEVRRENNLGADVALRQDDDVLDTWFSSGLWTFSTLGWPENTDALKTFHPTDVLVSGFDIIFFWIARMIMMTMHFIKDENGEPQVPFKTVYMTGLIRDEEGQKMSKSKGNVIDPLDMIDGISLEALLEKRTGNMMQPQLAEKIAKRTRKEYPDGIEAHGTDALRFTLAALASTGRDINWDMKRLSGYRNFCNKLWNASRFVLMNTEGQDCGQNGGEMSFSLADRWIMAQFNQTVKAYREALDTHRYDIAAGILYDFTWNEFCDWYLELSKPAVHKGNEAQVRAARFTLIEVLEGLLRLAHPIIPFITETIWQRVKVVKGIDADTIMLQAFPEFDAAKVDELALSDLEWIKETIVAVRNIRAEMNIAPGKPLDVMLRSTSADVARRVTENENFLRSMARLASIRVLVEGEEAPVSVTKLVAGAEVLIPMAGLVDKDAELARLDKELEKVVKEIDTIESKLANEGFVSRAPAAVVEKERARLAENIEAKAKIEAQKVTIASL, encoded by the coding sequence ATGATCGAGCCATCCCTCGACAAAACTTATAACCCAGCGGAAATCGAACAGTCCCTGTATACCCACTGGGAAAAAAGCGGTTACTTCCACCCGAACGGTGATACCTCAAAAGACAGTTTCTGCGTCGTGATCCCACCGCCGAACGTTACGGGTAGCCTGCACATGGGTCACGCCTTCCAACAAACCATTATGGATACCATGATCCGTTACCAGCGTATGCAAGGGAAAAACACCCTATGGCAGACGGGTACTGACCACGCGGGTATCGCAACTCAAATGGTAGTTGAGCGTAAAATTGCGGCTGAAGAAGGTAAAAACCGCCATGACTACGGTCGTGATGCGTTCATCGACAAAATCTGGGAATGGAAAGCAGAATCTGGCGGCACTATCTCTCAACAAATGCGCCGTTTAGGTGACTCCGTTGACTGGGATCGCGAGCGCTTCACCATGGACGAAGGCTTATCTAAAGCGGTTAAAGAAGCTTTCGTTCGTATGTACAAAGAAAATTTAATCTATCGCGGTAAGCGTCTGGTTAACTGGGATCCGAAACTGCACACCGCAATTTCTGATCTGGAAGTTGAAAACCGCGAAGTCAAAGGTTCTATGTGGCACCTGCGTTATCCGCTGGCTGACGGCGCGAAAACCGCTGAAGGGAAAGACTATTTAGTGGTTGCGACCACGCGTCCAGAAACCATGCTGGGTGATACCGGTGTGGCAGTTAACCCTGAAGATCCACGTTATAAAGATTTAATTGGCAAAGAAATTATTCTGCCAATCGTCAATCGCCGTATTCCAATCGTGGGTGATGAACACGCCGATATGGAAAAAGGCACTGGCTGCGTGAAAATCACCCCAGCCCATGACTTCAACGACTACGAAGTGGGTAAACGTCACCAACTGACCATGATCAACATGATGGACTTGGATGGTAACGTTCGTAACGAAGCGGAAGTGTTCGACACTAACGGCAACCCGTGCACCGATTACAGCAGCGAAATTCCAGAAGCCTACCGTGGCATGGAGCGTTTCGCAGCACGTAAAGCTCTCGTCGCTGAATTTGAACAATTAGGTTTACTGGTCGAAGTCAAACCTCACGATTTAACCGTACCTTACGGCGACCGTGGTGGTGTGGTTATCGAGCCAATGCTGACAGACCAATGGTACGTGCGTACCGCGCCTTTAGCGAAAGACGCTATCAAAGCCGTTGAAGATGGCCGTATCCAATTCGTTCCACGCCAATACGAAAACATGTATTTCTCTTGGATGCGTGATATCCAAGACTGGTGTATTTCTCGTCAATTATGGTGGGGTCACCGCATCCCAGCTTGGTATGACGACAAAGGCAATGTTTACGTGGGTCGTGATGAAGACGAAGTTCGCCGCGAAAACAACTTAGGTGCCGATGTGGCACTGCGTCAAGATGACGACGTATTAGATACGTGGTTCTCTTCTGGCCTGTGGACATTCTCAACCTTAGGCTGGCCAGAAAATACCGATGCCCTGAAAACTTTCCATCCAACGGATGTATTAGTCAGCGGATTCGATATTATTTTCTTCTGGATTGCCCGCATGATCATGATGACCATGCATTTCATCAAAGATGAAAATGGCGAGCCACAAGTTCCGTTTAAAACCGTGTATATGACAGGTCTGATCCGCGATGAAGAAGGTCAGAAAATGTCTAAATCCAAAGGGAACGTTATCGACCCACTGGATATGATCGACGGTATTTCATTGGAAGCATTACTGGAAAAACGTACCGGCAACATGATGCAGCCACAACTGGCTGAGAAAATTGCTAAACGTACTCGTAAAGAGTATCCAGACGGTATCGAAGCACACGGTACTGATGCCCTGCGCTTTACCTTAGCGGCACTGGCATCAACAGGTCGCGATATCAACTGGGATATGAAACGTCTGTCCGGTTACCGTAACTTCTGTAATAAATTATGGAATGCGAGCCGCTTCGTTCTGATGAACACCGAAGGTCAAGATTGCGGTCAAAACGGCGGCGAAATGAGTTTCTCATTGGCTGATCGCTGGATCATGGCGCAGTTCAACCAAACTGTGAAAGCGTACCGTGAAGCGTTAGATACTCACCGTTACGATATCGCGGCAGGTATTCTGTATGATTTCACATGGAATGAATTCTGTGACTGGTATTTAGAGCTGTCTAAACCTGCGGTTCATAAAGGTAATGAAGCCCAAGTTCGTGCGGCACGCTTCACCCTGATTGAAGTGCTGGAAGGCTTACTGCGTCTCGCTCACCCAATCATTCCATTTATCACCGAAACCATCTGGCAGCGCGTGAAAGTGGTGAAAGGCATCGATGCTGACACCATCATGCTGCAAGCGTTCCCAGAGTTCGATGCGGCGAAAGTGGATGAACTGGCACTGAGCGATTTAGAGTGGATCAAAGAGACCATCGTTGCTGTACGTAATATTCGTGCAGAAATGAACATCGCTCCGGGTAAACCACTGGATGTGATGCTGCGTAGCACCTCTGCGGATGTGGCTCGTCGTGTAACTGAGAACGAAAATTTCCTTCGTTCAATGGCGCGTTTAGCAAGTATTCGCGTGCTGGTTGAAGGCGAAGAAGCGCCAGTTTCTGTGACTAAATTAGTGGCAGGCGCTGAAGTGCTGATCCCAATGGCAGGTCTGGTTGATAAAGACGCTGAACTTGCTCGTTTAGATAAAGAGCTGGAAAAAGTGGTAAAAGAAATTGATACCATCGAAAGCAAGCTGGCAAACGAAGGTTTTGTAAGCCGTGCTCCAGCTGCCGTGGTTGAGAAAGAGCGTGCGCGTTTAGCGGAAAATATCGAAGCGAAAGCGAAGATTGAAGCGCAAAAAGTGACTATCGCCTCTTTATAG
- a CDS encoding GNAT family N-acetyltransferase encodes MTTNTTSTVQVRLIQPQDNPEIAAVIREVSAEHGLTADKGFAVADPILDTLYEVYSKPRSAYWVVEMDGKVVGGGGISQVAGGDEHTAELQKMYLSSVLRGKGLAKQIVSMSLEFAKQQGYTRCYLETTKELQAAIKLYEKLGFDFIDEPLGNTGHSDCEIRMLKAL; translated from the coding sequence ATGACAACAAACACAACTTCAACCGTACAAGTTCGCTTAATTCAACCTCAAGATAACCCAGAGATCGCGGCGGTTATTCGTGAAGTTTCCGCTGAACATGGGCTAACCGCCGATAAAGGTTTTGCAGTCGCGGATCCTATTTTAGACACGCTGTATGAAGTGTATAGCAAACCACGCAGCGCATACTGGGTGGTAGAAATGGACGGTAAAGTGGTTGGCGGCGGCGGTATTTCACAAGTCGCCGGTGGTGATGAGCATACCGCTGAATTACAAAAAATGTATCTCTCATCTGTACTGCGCGGAAAAGGTTTAGCCAAGCAAATCGTTTCAATGTCTTTAGAATTTGCTAAGCAGCAAGGCTATACCCGCTGTTACTTAGAAACCACCAAAGAGTTACAAGCCGCCATTAAACTGTATGAAAAACTGGGCTTCGATTTTATCGACGAGCCATTAGGCAATACTGGTCATAGTGACTGTGAAATTCGCATGCTAAAAGCGCTGTAA